The region ACATAATCTAGACACCTCCTCTCTTTTACGGGTGCAAAAGTATGAATTATTTTTTACAATCAAAGTTTTTTTTATAATAAAAGACAATAATTTAAATTTACTTTTACTTTTTTCTTTTCCAAGAATTACACAGCTGGTTTGTAGTCTTTATTATCAATAATCATTTTAGACAGAATTTCTTTTAAAATTTCTGATGTTCCACCTCCAATTGGCCCTAAGCGACTATCTCGTAATAAACGAGCCAATGGATATTCTTCCATATAACCGTAGCCTCCTAACATTTGCAAACAATCATAAATAGCTTGATCGGCAACTTTTGTCGACTTCAATTTTGCCATAGTAGCCTCTTTAACTACATATTCCCCCTTATCTAAACGAGCCACAGCAGCATAATTAAATATTTTACAATGTTCAATTTCTGTAGCATGCTCTACCATTGTGTGTCTTAATGCTTGAAATTTATTGATAGTCGTACCAAAAGCTTCACGTTGCGACATGTACTCTATTGTATAATCTAATGCATATTCTGCTCTTGCATGAGCATTAATTGCCATAATTAAACGTTCTAAAGCAAAATGTTGCATAATATAATGAAACCCTTTACCTTCCTCTCCCATTAAATTTTCAAGAGGTATTTCCACATTATCAAAAGAAATTTCAGCCGTATCAGAAGCTCTCCAACCTAACTTATCTAATTTAGTTGCGGAAATTCCAGGTGTATTGGTATCTACTAAGAATATAGAAATTCCTTTATTACCTAACTCTGGAGCAGTTTTAGCCGCTACAACATAATAGTCTGCATAAACACCATTTGTAATGAATGTTTTAGAACCATTAATCACGTAATTATCCCCATTCTTAACTGCATTAGTTCGCATACCTGCCACATCACTTCCACCAAATGGTTCAGTAATACATAGAGCGCCAATTTTTTCTCCAGCTATACTTGGCGCTAAGTATTCCTGTTTAATTCTTTCATCACCTTCAGCATTTAAGTGTGTCATAGCTAAATAAGAATGTGCCCACATTGCCGCCGCAAAACCTGCCGATTTTATTTTTTGAAGTTCTTCTAAAAACACTACAGTATAAAACAAATCTAAATTCATTCCACCATAAGCCTCGGGATATCTGATACCAAAAAATCCCATCTCACCAAACTTCTTCCAAATAAAACGTTCAATGGTACCTGTTTTTTCCCATTTTTCAATATGTGGAACAACTTCTTTGTGCAAAAAATCTCTTAAGCTTTTTCTGAATAATTCATGTTCTTCAGTAAAATATAATGAACTCATAAAGTAATTTATTTGGTTATTTTTTTAGAATTCCAAATATAAGGCTATTATTTTTAATTTTTCAACGGGAAATTGCTTAATTTTTGTTAAATCTTCAAAATTTTTAATTCCGTCATTCATACTTCTATAAGTCACAATATTCTTTGCTATAGTATAATTAAAATAGGGGAATTGAGCCAACTCTTTTATAGTACAATCATTGATTTTAATTTTTTTCAATCCAACATTAGATTTGACATAAAATTTTTTATTTAAGTCGGTAATTGCATCAGGAGAGATTCCCCAAATAAAGCCAATTTGTTCAATTGAAACAAAAGCACCAAATTTTTCTTTTTCATCGAGAATTTTTTGAGCCATTCTTTCACCTATCATGTAAACCGATTCCAAATCTTCTTTTGTTGCCAAATTAATATCTTTAACAACTATTTTCTTTTCTACAAAAGAAGGATTCGATTGATAATTTTTGTACAGGTTATTTTTTTTATTTTGTGTTACCCAATCAGGAAATTTAAAAAAAGGAGCATATTTTTTCATCCAGTAATTAGATACCCCCGTTAATTTCTGAAATTCTTCTGGAGAATTAACATACTTATTTTGAGCCCTAAATTTATGCAGTTTATCAATTTGACTTAAAGTTAATCCATATTTATAACCTTTATAATCTGAAATAAAATTGGGATTAAACGGATAAATCTTCCCTTGTTCTTCTAATTGAACAATTTTTAAACTATCTATTTGTTTTTGTGTTTGCAACCATGCAATTTCTTCTTTAGAAATTGAAATTCCACTCTGTTGATTAATATTCTTAAAATAAAATAGTAATCCTTGTGCAAAAATTATTAAAACAATTAAGATTACTATTCCTAAGTGATGACCTTTTGAAAATTTTATATAATTAAATATTTTTACAGACATACTACAAATCAAATACAGAACTACGCTTAGTATAAACCATATCTTTCAATTTTAACAAAAATGCTAAAGTTAAATAAAGTCCAAAACCTAAGCCAACGGTTATAAAAGAGATATATACAAAAAACAAGCGTACTTGTGTTGCTCTCATTCCAAGACGATCAGCTAAACGTGAAGCAACAAAAAATCCGTGTTTTTCAAAAAAATGTAAAATTTTATACATGATTTTTCTTATATTTTTTATAAAGATACTTACTTTTTTAAAATATGCAAGCCTATAGCACATTGCAAGCATTTATTTTGATTACAATATTCATTTTTTAATTGCAATACTGCCTGAGAATCATAACAGTTTGCTAGATTTATATTAAAATATTGAAATTTATCTACTATTGAATTTTTTTCTAAATCCATTAGTTTTAGCCATTCTAACAATTCCTCAAAAGAAAAATTACCTCTTTCTTTTTCATAACAAAATCGAAATGGAATAATAGTATTTACAACTACTAAATTAGTAAAATTTGAAGATATTTTTTTAATTTTATGTGAATTAGATTTACAAAAATTATAATGCGAATTCCAATAAATTGAAGGAGCTATTTTAAATATATTTTGAATGTCCTCTAACTTTTTAAAAGTAATTATAGAATCAAAAACCGAATTATTATAAAAAAGAAACTGGGCTAATTGTGCTAATCGTATTGTTGGAAAATTATCAGGCCTATGTTTAAAAAAAGAAACTTCAATTCCGTTTAACTCCGTTAATTGATATTTTAGCTTATAATATTCCCATTTATTTTTCAGATTACTAAAATAAAAATCATCACAATTGGATTGCAACAAATTCAAGCACCCAAAAAATAATGCTTCAAGATTTTCAACTTCTCCCCTTTCTTTTCTTATTATAGTAAATCCAATATTTCTTGCCATGGACAGAAAAGCATTTCCATTAGTATTTAAACCGAAATTTTTAGCTAAAAATTCAAAAAAAACTTGTTCCCAATCAAACGACGTCTCTTTTAACCGCACTAAAATTTCATTTGCTTTTCGTTCTAATCGTTCTAAAATTAATTTTTCTTTAAAATTGTCCCAAATAAAAGTATCAACTTCAGTGATTTGATTTTCACATTTTATCCAAGATTTGGGCTTTAAAAGATTTTTGTATTTAATTAACTCCTCTTGATTGATATAGTTATTTAATTCTAAAGTTGGAATTTCAGTATTATCTTTTCTAAAAACAGGCGTATCATGTTCCCATACAACATGTAAAATAACATTATCGTATGCGTTATCTTTTTCATGATGGTGCAAATACCAATCAGATGATTTTACATGAATTTCGATATTTCCTGCCCAAATTTGTTGATCAATACGGATTTGTGCATTAAAAACATCTGGCCCAGCTAATTGTAGATATTGACCAAAATTTAGAATTTCTAAATTTTCTTTTTGATGAGTTTGTAATTGGGTAAATGGTAATTTCTTATTTACCCACAAATAGTGTAGATAATCTTCATTCATGGCATGTAAATTTTTATTGGCTTATACTATATTATTTACAAATATAAAAAAAGTTGGCAATCTAATGACTACCAACTTAAATTTATTTAACGTAAAATCTTTATTAATTAATAGAACTAATAATATCGTGTTTTGTAATGATATGGAATTTACCATTTTCTAATTCTACTAGAACCGCTTGATTGTCTTTACTAATTAATTTAGAAACTTCTTCTATTGGGGCAGTAGCTTTCACAATAGGATATGGTTTACCCATTACTTCTTTTATAGGTAAATCAGCGATATCTTTATTTTCAAAATAACTTCTAAATAAATCAGATTCATCAACACTACCAACAAATCCGGTGGTATCAATAACTGGAATTTGAGAAATTTTATATTTTTTTAATCGTTCTATAGCATGTGAAACTAATTCTTCTGTACGAACAATAACTAATGGTTTATCTTTATGATCTTTAATCAAATCTTCAGCTTTAGTGATTTCTTCATCTAAGAAACCTCGCTCACGCATCCAATCGTCATTAAACATTTTACCAACGTATCTACTTCCTGAGTCATGGAATAAAACCACCACTACATCATCCGGTCCAAAATGTTCTTTTAATTGTAGCACACCTTTAATAGCAGCACCTGCAGAATTACCAACAAATATACCTTCTTCCAATGCTAGTTTTCTTGTAAAAACAGCAGCATCTTTATCAGTTACTTTAGTAAAACCATCAATTAATGAAAAATCGACATTTTTAGGTAAAATATCTTCGCCAATACCTTCTGTAATGTACGAGTAAATTTCATTTTCATCAAAAATTCCCGTTTCATGATATTTTTTAAAAACAGAACCGTAAGTATCAATACCCCAACATTTTACATTTGGATTTTTTTCTTTTAAGTATTTTGCTACTCCAGAAATAGTACCACCTGTACCAACACCAACAACAAAATGTGTAATTTTACCTTCCGTTTGTTCCCAAATTTCCGGACCTGTTTGCTCATAATGTGCTGTTGCATTACTTGGATTATCATACTGATTTACATACCAAGCATTTGGTGTTTCTTCAGCCAAACGCTTTGAAACAGAATAATAAGACCGTGGATCTGTTGGTTCAACATCCGTAGGACAAACCACTACTTTAGCTCCTACAGCTCTTAAAATATCCATTTTTTCTTTAGACTGTTTATCTGAAATTACACAAATAAGTTTGTATCCTTTTACAATAGCTGCTAATGCTAAACCCATTCCAGTATTTCCAGAAGTTCCTTCAATAATAGTTCCTCCAGGTTTTAAACGACCATCTGCTTCAGCATCTTCTATCATTTTAACTGCCATTCTGTCTTTAACAGAATTTCCAGGATTAAAAGTTTCTACTTTTGCTAAAACAAGACAATCAAGTCCTTCAGTAATTTTATTTAATTTTACTAATGGA is a window of Flavobacterium indicum GPTSA100-9 = DSM 17447 DNA encoding:
- a CDS encoding acyl-CoA dehydrogenase family protein, producing the protein MSSLYFTEEHELFRKSLRDFLHKEVVPHIEKWEKTGTIERFIWKKFGEMGFFGIRYPEAYGGMNLDLFYTVVFLEELQKIKSAGFAAAMWAHSYLAMTHLNAEGDERIKQEYLAPSIAGEKIGALCITEPFGGSDVAGMRTNAVKNGDNYVINGSKTFITNGVYADYYVVAAKTAPELGNKGISIFLVDTNTPGISATKLDKLGWRASDTAEISFDNVEIPLENLMGEEGKGFHYIMQHFALERLIMAINAHARAEYALDYTIEYMSQREAFGTTINKFQALRHTMVEHATEIEHCKIFNYAAVARLDKGEYVVKEATMAKLKSTKVADQAIYDCLQMLGGYGYMEEYPLARLLRDSRLGPIGGGTSEILKEILSKMIIDNKDYKPAV
- a CDS encoding pyridoxal-phosphate dependent enzyme → MKYAKNILETIGNTPLVKLNKITEGLDCLVLAKVETFNPGNSVKDRMAVKMIEDAEADGRLKPGGTIIEGTSGNTGMGLALAAIVKGYKLICVISDKQSKEKMDILRAVGAKVVVCPTDVEPTDPRSYYSVSKRLAEETPNAWYVNQYDNPSNATAHYEQTGPEIWEQTEGKITHFVVGVGTGGTISGVAKYLKEKNPNVKCWGIDTYGSVFKKYHETGIFDENEIYSYITEGIGEDILPKNVDFSLIDGFTKVTDKDAAVFTRKLALEEGIFVGNSAGAAIKGVLQLKEHFGPDDVVVVLFHDSGSRYVGKMFNDDWMRERGFLDEEITKAEDLIKDHKDKPLVIVRTEELVSHAIERLKKYKISQIPVIDTTGFVGSVDESDLFRSYFENKDIADLPIKEVMGKPYPIVKATAPIEEVSKLISKDNQAVLVELENGKFHIITKHDIISSIN
- a CDS encoding DUF2851 family protein; protein product: MNEDYLHYLWVNKKLPFTQLQTHQKENLEILNFGQYLQLAGPDVFNAQIRIDQQIWAGNIEIHVKSSDWYLHHHEKDNAYDNVILHVVWEHDTPVFRKDNTEIPTLELNNYINQEELIKYKNLLKPKSWIKCENQITEVDTFIWDNFKEKLILERLERKANEILVRLKETSFDWEQVFFEFLAKNFGLNTNGNAFLSMARNIGFTIIRKERGEVENLEALFFGCLNLLQSNCDDFYFSNLKNKWEYYKLKYQLTELNGIEVSFFKHRPDNFPTIRLAQLAQFLFYNNSVFDSIITFKKLEDIQNIFKIAPSIYWNSHYNFCKSNSHKIKKISSNFTNLVVVNTIIPFRFCYEKERGNFSFEELLEWLKLMDLEKNSIVDKFQYFNINLANCYDSQAVLQLKNEYCNQNKCLQCAIGLHILKK
- a CDS encoding ComEA family DNA-binding protein; amino-acid sequence: MSVKIFNYIKFSKGHHLGIVILIVLIIFAQGLLFYFKNINQQSGISISKEEIAWLQTQKQIDSLKIVQLEEQGKIYPFNPNFISDYKGYKYGLTLSQIDKLHKFRAQNKYVNSPEEFQKLTGVSNYWMKKYAPFFKFPDWVTQNKKNNLYKNYQSNPSFVEKKIVVKDINLATKEDLESVYMIGERMAQKILDEKEKFGAFVSIEQIGFIWGISPDAITDLNKKFYVKSNVGLKKIKINDCTIKELAQFPYFNYTIAKNIVTYRSMNDGIKNFEDLTKIKQFPVEKLKIIALYLEF
- a CDS encoding PspC domain-containing protein, giving the protein MYKILHFFEKHGFFVASRLADRLGMRATQVRLFFVYISFITVGLGFGLYLTLAFLLKLKDMVYTKRSSVFDL